In Streptomyces dangxiongensis, one DNA window encodes the following:
- a CDS encoding FHA domain-containing protein: MPELVLETNGRTWTLDPSRTYTLGRDPQGDIVFDDARVSWRHATVSFDGRGWAVEDHGSTNGTFVQGRRIQHMEIGPGASLHLGNATDGPRLNLSVAAAPAGDPAQQPQSAPYAASGASGWPQQAPTHQQPDPHQAPAYQASVPHQAPAHPQAPGPEWQQAPAFPQQQGGPAEQYAQKTPGGGAGAPPVHGDRSPTTFHEFALGRVMRIGRALENDLVVSDLQVSRNHAEFHATPDGRFEIRDLGSHNGTYVNGQPIAKGGSALLGPTDIVGVGHSAFRIVGDRLEEFVDTGAVSFSARHLTVTVDGGKQILKDVSFGVPEKSLVAVIGPSGSGKSTLLKALTGYRPANQGEVLYDNRDLYKQFAELRQRIGLVPQDDILHKELTVRKALKYAAKLRFPADTTAQERNARIDEVLRELKLDIHKDKKVTSLSGGQRKRVSVALELLTKPSLIFLDEPTSGLDPGMDRDVMQLLRGLADDGRTVLVVTHSVAELALCDKLLVMAPGGAVAYFGPPEEALNFFGYDSWADVFSAFENYRDYDWAGRWKGSQHYQMYAADLDSVAPQSAPVPVPQAIRPPKPQGWGSQLMTLIRRYVSVIASDKGFLALTVILPAVLGAVSLLIDHSRGLLVNEAINPRTGTHVPNGTATTVLLILAVGACFAGAANSVRELIKERVIYERERATGLSRSAYLMSKVVVLGAVTVLQGLMVGVIGFASREIPAKGLVLGGSTLLELCLPIMALGFTSMMVGLVISSLVKTAEKTMPLLVMFAIIQVVFTGCLFALHGTLGVNEFSYLMPSRWAVAAAGTTLDFNNIAPNTDDPGSTDPLWDHSAAAWGLDMVALIALGVACGFFVARFLRRHEPEVMRK; the protein is encoded by the coding sequence GTGCCGGAACTCGTACTCGAAACAAACGGACGTACCTGGACGCTCGATCCGTCCAGGACCTACACCCTCGGACGCGATCCGCAGGGAGACATCGTCTTCGACGACGCCAGGGTGTCCTGGCGGCACGCCACGGTCAGCTTCGACGGCCGCGGCTGGGCCGTCGAGGACCATGGCAGCACCAACGGCACGTTCGTGCAGGGCCGACGGATCCAGCACATGGAGATCGGCCCCGGCGCGTCGCTGCACCTGGGCAACGCGACCGACGGACCGCGGCTGAACCTGTCCGTGGCCGCCGCGCCGGCCGGCGACCCGGCGCAGCAGCCGCAGTCGGCGCCCTACGCGGCGTCCGGCGCGTCCGGCTGGCCCCAGCAGGCGCCCACACACCAGCAGCCCGACCCGCACCAGGCGCCCGCGTACCAGGCGTCCGTCCCGCACCAGGCGCCCGCGCACCCGCAGGCCCCGGGGCCGGAGTGGCAGCAGGCGCCCGCGTTCCCGCAGCAGCAGGGCGGGCCCGCCGAGCAGTACGCGCAGAAGACGCCCGGTGGTGGCGCGGGGGCGCCGCCGGTCCACGGCGACCGCAGCCCGACCACGTTCCACGAGTTCGCCCTCGGCCGCGTGATGCGCATCGGCCGTGCCCTGGAGAACGACCTGGTCGTCTCCGACCTCCAGGTCTCCCGCAACCACGCGGAGTTCCACGCCACACCCGACGGCCGCTTCGAGATCCGCGACCTCGGCTCGCACAACGGCACGTACGTCAACGGCCAGCCGATCGCCAAGGGCGGCAGCGCGCTGCTCGGCCCGACCGACATCGTCGGTGTCGGTCACTCGGCCTTCCGCATCGTCGGCGACCGCCTCGAGGAGTTCGTCGACACCGGTGCGGTCTCCTTCTCCGCGCGCCACCTGACCGTCACGGTCGACGGCGGCAAGCAGATCCTGAAGGACGTCTCCTTCGGCGTACCGGAGAAGTCGCTGGTCGCGGTGATCGGCCCTTCCGGCTCCGGCAAGTCGACCCTGCTCAAGGCGCTCACCGGCTACCGGCCCGCCAACCAGGGCGAGGTCCTCTACGACAACCGGGACCTGTACAAGCAGTTCGCCGAGCTGCGCCAGCGCATCGGTCTGGTCCCGCAGGACGACATCCTGCACAAGGAGCTGACCGTCAGGAAGGCCCTGAAGTACGCGGCCAAGCTGCGCTTCCCGGCCGACACCACCGCGCAGGAGCGCAACGCCCGCATCGACGAGGTGCTGCGCGAGCTGAAGCTCGACATCCACAAGGACAAGAAGGTCACCTCGCTCTCCGGTGGCCAGCGCAAGCGCGTGTCGGTGGCCCTGGAGCTGCTCACCAAGCCGTCGCTGATCTTCCTGGACGAGCCGACCTCCGGTCTCGACCCGGGCATGGACCGTGACGTCATGCAGTTGCTGCGCGGCCTCGCCGACGACGGCCGCACGGTCCTCGTCGTCACGCACTCCGTGGCCGAGCTGGCCCTGTGCGACAAGCTGCTGGTGATGGCGCCGGGCGGTGCGGTCGCCTACTTCGGTCCGCCGGAGGAGGCGCTGAACTTCTTCGGCTACGACAGCTGGGCCGACGTCTTCTCCGCCTTCGAGAACTACCGCGACTACGACTGGGCGGGCCGCTGGAAGGGCTCGCAGCACTACCAGATGTACGCGGCGGACCTCGACTCGGTCGCACCGCAGTCCGCACCCGTGCCGGTGCCCCAGGCGATCAGGCCGCCCAAGCCGCAGGGCTGGGGCTCCCAGCTCATGACCCTGATCCGGCGCTATGTGTCGGTCATCGCCTCCGACAAGGGCTTCCTGGCGCTGACGGTGATCCTGCCGGCGGTCCTCGGCGCGGTCAGTCTGCTGATCGACCACAGCCGCGGTCTGCTGGTCAACGAGGCGATCAACCCGAGGACCGGCACGCACGTCCCGAACGGCACGGCCACCACCGTCCTGCTGATCCTCGCCGTCGGCGCGTGCTTCGCGGGTGCCGCGAACTCGGTCCGTGAGCTGATCAAGGAACGGGTGATCTACGAGCGGGAGCGCGCGACGGGTCTGTCCCGCTCGGCGTACCTGATGTCGAAGGTGGTCGTGCTCGGTGCCGTCACCGTGCTCCAGGGCCTGATGGTCGGTGTGATCGGCTTCGCCAGCCGGGAGATCCCCGCGAAGGGGCTCGTCCTCGGCGGCTCGACGCTGCTGGAGCTGTGCCTGCCGATCATGGCGCTGGGCTTCACCTCGATGATGGTCGGCCTGGTGATCTCCTCGCTGGTGAAGACCGCCGAGAAGACCATGCCGCTGCTCGTCATGTTCGCGATCATCCAGGTCGTCTTCACCGGCTGTCTGTTCGCGCTGCACGGCACGCTCGGCGTCAACGAGTTCTCGTACCTGATGCCGTCGCGCTGGGCGGTGGCCGCGGCCGGTACCACGCTGGACTTCAACAACATCGCCCCGAACACCGACGACCCCGGCAGCACCGACCCGCTGTGGGACCACTCGGCCGCGGCCTGGGGCCTGGACATGGTCGCGCTGATCGCGCTCGGTGTGGCCTGCGGCTTCTTCGTGGCCCGCTTCCTGCGCCGCCACGAGCCGGAGGTCATGCGCAAGTAA
- a CDS encoding transglycosylase SLT domain-containing protein, with the protein MPKNILGRARSRALTKQHGIVLSGVAALGTAALAFSAVPSSAGTVTTGAPATTAQVAAGISLKNVKGTVTDQLAGTNVKLDAYAAQKKAVDAAAAKKAADAAAQKKAAEAAAQKTAAQAAAVRQAVQEHAARQAADRSAQRPQMQPVAAKTYADNLDGWIRQALDIMKAKGIPGSYNGLHRNILRESSGNPNAINNWDVNAVNGIPSKGLLQVIPPTFTAYHVSGTSWNIYDPVANITAAANYAADKYGSIDNVNSAY; encoded by the coding sequence ATGCCCAAGAACATCCTCGGCCGTGCTCGCAGTCGTGCCCTCACGAAGCAGCACGGGATCGTCCTTTCCGGTGTCGCCGCGCTCGGCACCGCCGCCCTCGCCTTCTCGGCCGTCCCCAGCAGCGCCGGAACCGTCACGACCGGCGCCCCCGCCACGACCGCGCAGGTCGCGGCCGGCATCTCCCTGAAGAACGTGAAGGGCACGGTCACCGACCAGCTCGCCGGCACGAACGTCAAGCTCGACGCATACGCGGCACAGAAGAAGGCCGTGGACGCGGCCGCCGCGAAGAAGGCGGCCGACGCCGCCGCACAGAAGAAGGCCGCCGAAGCCGCGGCGCAGAAGACGGCCGCGCAGGCCGCCGCCGTCCGGCAGGCCGTACAGGAGCACGCCGCTCGTCAGGCGGCCGACCGTTCCGCGCAGCGCCCGCAGATGCAGCCGGTCGCCGCGAAGACGTACGCCGACAACCTCGACGGCTGGATCCGCCAGGCCCTGGACATCATGAAGGCCAAGGGCATCCCGGGCTCCTACAACGGCCTGCACCGCAACATCCTGCGGGAGTCCTCCGGCAACCCCAACGCCATCAACAACTGGGACGTCAACGCCGTCAACGGCATCCCGTCCAAGGGCCTGCTCCAGGTCATCCCGCCGACCTTCACCGCGTACCACGTCTCCGGCACGTCCTGGAACATCTACGACCCGGTCGCCAACATCACCGCCGCCGCCAACTACGCGGCGGACAAGTACGGCTCGATCGACAACGTCAACAGCGCGTACTGA
- a CDS encoding GAF domain-containing sensor histidine kinase: MSRHLEVRDVLKTIVASARELLDAQYAALGVPDDHGGFAQFVVDGVSDEQWRAIGPLPRQHGILAAMLRDARAERLADLRKDPRFEGWPSAHPDLVDFLGLPIRDGDEVIGALFLANKLCAADGHPPRPRPEGGCGFTEEDEELLGILAQHAAIALTNARLYERSRELTIAEERSRLAHELHDAVSQKLFSLRLTAQAAAALVDRDPARAKDELHQVAALAAEAADELRAAVVELRPAALDEDGLVATLRTQIQVLDRAHTARVTFTGNGFRALPAAQEEALLRVAQEALHNALRHSGAAHVDVSVRRRGCGAVLRVTDDGGGFDPTAVRRAGRHLGLVSMRDRASGAGGTLTVESAPGKGTTIEMEVPGG, encoded by the coding sequence ATGAGCAGGCACCTGGAGGTGCGCGACGTCCTCAAGACGATCGTCGCCTCCGCCCGTGAACTGCTCGACGCGCAGTACGCCGCCCTGGGGGTCCCCGACGACCACGGCGGCTTCGCCCAGTTCGTCGTGGACGGCGTCAGCGACGAGCAGTGGCGCGCCATCGGCCCGCTCCCTCGCCAGCACGGCATCCTCGCCGCGATGCTCCGCGACGCGAGGGCCGAGCGCCTCGCCGACCTGCGCAAGGACCCCCGCTTCGAGGGCTGGCCGTCCGCCCACCCCGACCTGGTCGACTTCCTGGGCCTGCCCATCCGCGACGGCGACGAGGTCATCGGCGCGCTCTTCCTCGCCAACAAGCTGTGCGCTGCGGACGGCCACCCACCGCGCCCCCGGCCCGAGGGCGGGTGCGGCTTCACCGAGGAGGACGAGGAGCTGCTCGGCATCCTCGCCCAGCACGCCGCCATCGCCCTGACCAACGCCCGCCTCTACGAGCGCAGCCGCGAACTGACCATCGCCGAGGAACGCTCCCGGCTCGCCCACGAACTGCACGACGCGGTCAGCCAGAAACTCTTCTCGCTGCGCCTGACCGCCCAGGCCGCCGCCGCGCTCGTCGACCGCGACCCCGCCCGCGCCAAGGACGAACTGCACCAGGTCGCGGCTCTCGCCGCCGAGGCCGCCGACGAACTGCGCGCCGCCGTCGTGGAGCTGCGGCCCGCCGCGCTGGACGAGGACGGCCTGGTCGCCACCCTGCGCACCCAGATCCAGGTCCTCGACCGCGCCCACACCGCGCGCGTGACCTTCACCGGCAACGGCTTCCGCGCCCTGCCCGCCGCCCAGGAGGAGGCCCTGCTCAGAGTCGCCCAGGAGGCCCTGCACAACGCCCTGCGCCACTCCGGCGCCGCCCACGTCGACGTGAGCGTGCGGCGGCGCGGCTGCGGAGCGGTCCTGCGCGTCACCGACGACGGCGGCGGCTTCGACCCGACGGCGGTCCGCCGCGCCGGACGCCACCTCGGCCTGGTCTCGATGCGGGACCGGGCGAGCGGGGCCGGCGGCACGCTGACCGTGGAATCGGCGCCCGGAAAGGGCACCACGATCGAGATGGAGGTCCCCGGTGGGTGA
- a CDS encoding response regulator produces the protein MGEPIRVLLVDDHQVVRRGLRTFLEVQDDIEVVGEAADGAEGVDRAEELRPDVVLMDIKMPGTDGIDALRRLRELDNPARVLIVTSFTEQRTVVPALRAGAAGYVYKDVDPDALAGAIRSVHAGHILLQPEVAGALLSQEETGTGHGRGGTLTEREREVLGLIADGRSNREIARALVLSEKTVKTHVSNILMKLDLADRTQAALWAVRHGMAG, from the coding sequence GTGGGTGAACCGATCAGGGTGCTCCTCGTCGACGACCACCAGGTCGTCCGCCGGGGCCTGCGCACCTTCCTGGAGGTCCAGGACGACATCGAGGTCGTCGGCGAGGCGGCCGACGGCGCCGAGGGAGTCGACCGCGCCGAGGAGCTGCGCCCCGACGTCGTCCTGATGGACATCAAAATGCCGGGCACGGACGGCATCGACGCCCTGCGCCGGCTGCGCGAACTCGACAACCCCGCGCGCGTGCTCATCGTCACCAGCTTCACCGAGCAGCGCACGGTCGTCCCGGCGCTGCGCGCGGGCGCCGCCGGGTACGTCTACAAGGACGTGGACCCCGACGCCCTCGCCGGCGCCATCCGCTCCGTGCACGCCGGGCACATCCTGCTCCAGCCGGAGGTCGCCGGTGCGCTGCTCTCACAGGAGGAGACCGGCACCGGTCACGGCAGGGGCGGCACGCTGACCGAGCGGGAGCGTGAGGTGCTCGGCCTGATCGCGGACGGCCGCTCCAACCGCGAGATAGCCCGCGCCCTCGTCCTGTCCGAGAAGACCGTCAAGACACACGTCTCCAACATCCTGATGAAGCTCGACCTCGCCGACCGCACCCAGGCCGCGCTGTGGGCCGTACGCCACGGCATGGCCGGCTGA